CACAATATTTAAAAACGATGCACCGTCTAACGCCTCGCGAAGCGTTATTGTTGCAACCGCGGTAACTGCAAGCGTAAGTTTGGCATTTTTGGTTGCGGGTGATTATCTTGGTGCAAAGATTGGAGAAGTGGTGCAGGTAAACTACGTCGAGGTTCGCCCATCACTTGAGGCAACAATTAATATCACTAGGGCCGTATATGATAACGGAGATGCGATGCTTGGTGTTGGACCTAATCGTTTCGCTGATGCTTGGCGATTGTACAAGGATCCAGCAATCAACAATACCCTTTTTTGGGATACTGAGTTTACCGCCGGTGGCAGTTTAGTCGCTACTATCTTTGCTACTACTGGAGTGCTTGGTGGTGCGTTGTTTGTGCTATTCCACCTCGGACTTTTATATGCCGGATATCGAATGCTGCTTCGTCACCAGCAGCGTGATTCATACTGGTATTATGTCGCGTCACTTTCTTTTACTGCAGCCTGTTTCTTGTGGGGGTTTGCGTATGTATATGTGCCAGGCGTTGCGATGTTGCTCTTGGCTGCATTTTTTACCGGGTTGATGTTTGCTGCTTCGGCAGCGTTGCTGCCAAAGTCCGTAAGGACTATTTCACTAGCGAGCAATCAGTCGCGCGGATTTGCGCTCATGACAGTAGCAATTTTGGCTATTGTTGGAACGGCAGCGACTCTCTATTCCGTGGTGCATCAGTATCAGGCGCACCTGTTGTATGTGGAAGCAAGCACAGAAGCTACTACGCTCGATGCTTTTGATGATTTGCTCACAAAGGCTATTGGCCTGTATAAAGACGACCGATTTTTGGCGGCGAATGCACAAGCGTACGTAGCTGAAATGAACGCAATGATGCAAACACGTGATCTCTCTAAGGAAGAGGAACAGCAAGCATTGCTGGCCGTCGCTGAACGAGCTCTTGATCAGTCTGAGCGAGCGGTGCAGCTTGATCAGTCAAACCCACGTAATCATGCAGTCTTGGCGGCAGTATACGCAAATCTAGCGAGTCTAAAAGTCGGACCAGCCTTAGCTCGTGCAGAGAGTTCACTTGCAGATGCGCAGCATTTTGATCCAACAAATCCTGGATATCACTTGATGGCGGCACAACTCGCTGCACGCATTGGTGATGTGGAGAAAGCGCAGAGTGAAATTGATGCTTCTCTGAAATTAAAACGAAATTATACTGAAGCACTCTATCTTGCTGCACAGCTGGATATTGCCGCCGGTGATGTGGCTTCTGCCATCGAGACAACTCGATCAATTATTACGTTAGAACCACAGAATCCAACGCGATACTTCCAGCTTGGTGTGTTGCTGGCCGCAAATAATGATCTTGATCAGGCAATTGCTGCGTACCGTGCTGCCATCGCACTTGATACACAATACGCAAATGCGCGTTACTTACTTGCCCTTGCGTATCTCAACTCCAATCGCACAGACGAAGCGCTCAGTCAGCTGTATGTGATTAAGGAAACCAATGGAGAGAATCAGGAGCTTCTTGGTCTGATTGAGCAGGTTGAAAGTGGTACATATGTTCCGCCGACAGAAGCTGAGATTACCCCACCATTATCAGATGTGGTCGCAACTGATGGAGACGGCGAGCTGCTTACTCCGTCCGATATAGCCTCTGGTCTTTTGACGCCGCTGAATACAATGAGTACTGCCATTGAAACTGATGCTCGTGCGGATGAATCTGCTTCTGCTGAATCAGACGCTACTACTGATGTAACCGAATCTGTAGACACTGAGTAGTAGAGAACATGGTTACGCGGGTATTTAATTTAGTGTATAAGGAGGTGCGTGGTTTGCATCAGGCGGCATATATTCTTGCGCTTTTCGCGCTTGGTTCTCAAAT
The nucleotide sequence above comes from Candidatus Nomurabacteria bacterium. Encoded proteins:
- a CDS encoding tetratricopeptide repeat protein; amino-acid sequence: MSENVFIPKMKHKEEEKEPGEIRSSVDVAGKNILSAIQYITVALLGLLPVVFMPKLFMSAGYTKVMTVFVALGVVVVLASLLMLRQHKMRTVTPLSLLLFGTFVLVTFASSTISGDVQDAVRGSFFEPQSAGFWLLTLLVMLLPLSLQSSKLLTIKSIILYALSASVLLVYMLLRSVFGAEFMSFGAFSSLTATPIGGFNDLAMFSGVTIIMALVTLAQLPLKPLAQYALLGVTGLALVQLAIVNFFMVWLAVGFFALLMFVFQVSKDTIFKNDAPSNASRSVIVATAVTASVSLAFLVAGDYLGAKIGEVVQVNYVEVRPSLEATINITRAVYDNGDAMLGVGPNRFADAWRLYKDPAINNTLFWDTEFTAGGSLVATIFATTGVLGGALFVLFHLGLLYAGYRMLLRHQQRDSYWYYVASLSFTAACFLWGFAYVYVPGVAMLLLAAFFTGLMFAASAALLPKSVRTISLASNQSRGFALMTVAILAIVGTAATLYSVVHQYQAHLLYVEASTEATTLDAFDDLLTKAIGLYKDDRFLAANAQAYVAEMNAMMQTRDLSKEEEQQALLAVAERALDQSERAVQLDQSNPRNHAVLAAVYANLASLKVGPALARAESSLADAQHFDPTNPGYHLMAAQLAARIGDVEKAQSEIDASLKLKRNYTEALYLAAQLDIAAGDVASAIETTRSIITLEPQNPTRYFQLGVLLAANNDLDQAIAAYRAAIALDTQYANARYLLALAYLNSNRTDEALSQLYVIKETNGENQELLGLIEQVESGTYVPPTEAEITPPLSDVVATDGDGELLTPSDIASGLLTPLNTMSTAIETDARADESASAESDATTDVTESVDTE